The following nucleotide sequence is from Streptomyces pactum.
CTGGGCGTACTGGGCGCTGAATCAGGCGTACTCCTGACACCCGGGTGCCAGGACTCCGGCACGGCCAACGGCCTTCCCCCGCCCGGGGCGTGACAACCGGTACGGGCAGACGTCGTGGCGCCGTCCCGGCCGGGAAGGCGCCAGGCCGGGGCGGCGGGGTTCGTACGGGGGTGCGGTTCGCGCGCGGAGTGAGATTCGTGCGCGGAGTGAGGTTCGTGCGCGGCGGGGTTCGCGCTCGGGCGGCGGTCGTCGGCAGCGGGTCGGCGCCCGGCTCCCCTCCTTCGCGTCGGTCAGGACGCCTTGAGCAGGGCCCCCTCACGCCACTTGAGGATCTTGTCGAAGCTGACCACCGCGCCGGAGCACCCGGAGCGGTTGCGGTAGCGGACGTGGTCGGTGAGCGCCTCGATCAGGAAGAGGCCGCGACCGTGCTCGGCGTGGACCGGGGCGGGGGGACACCGGCGGGGCGGGGACGCGCGGGGCGGGGCGGGTACTCGGACCTCCAGCTCGGCCGGGGGCCCGGCCGGTTCCGGGAGGCGGGACGACAGGCCGGCCGGGCCGGGATCGCCGTCGGCTGCCGGGGCGTCGAGGAAACCGGGGCCGGAGTCGGTGACCTCGATCCGGCAGGTGTCGCCGTCGATGTACGCCGTCACCCGGTAATGCCGGCCGGCCTCGTCGGCACCGCCGTGTTCCACCGCGTTGGCACATGCCTCGGTCAGGGCGAGCGAGAGGTCGTGGGAGATCTCCGGATCGACACCGGCCGCCTCCATGGTGCCCAGGAGCAGCCGCCGGGCCAGGGGCACACTCGCGGCCTCACGGCGCAGATGGAGAGACCACCAGATGCTCATGCTCCAGCCTCCCGACCGCGGCTCGACCTATCGATACCTATTGCCGGGGTATGGGCCCCGTAAGCGTGTGCAGATTGTGACTCCACTCATTCAGCGGCAGCGCGCCGCCCGGCTCCCGGTGTATGAGGCCCCGCCAAGGCCGTTCGGGTGCAATCCGCGTATATACCGCGCCCTTTCCACTCCCGGCGCACCCCGGCGCACGCCT
It contains:
- a CDS encoding ATP-binding protein codes for the protein MSIWWSLHLRREAASVPLARRLLLGTMEAAGVDPEISHDLSLALTEACANAVEHGGADEAGRHYRVTAYIDGDTCRIEVTDSGPGFLDAPAADGDPGPAGLSSRLPEPAGPPAELEVRVPAPPRASPPRRCPPAPVHAEHGRGLFLIEALTDHVRYRNRSGCSGAVVSFDKILKWREGALLKAS